The Streptomyces sp. ALI-76-A nucleotide sequence CACCGACGTGTACCAACTGGCCGCGCTCCTCCAGCACATGGCCACCGGCCACGCACCGGATCCCCACGGACCCCTGCCGCCGCGGTCCTCTCTCGGCAAGGTCCCCGACAGTCTGTACCACGCGCTGCGCACAGCGCTGGCGCAGCACCCCGAGGACCGCCCCGGCGCCCGGGCGCTGGGCACCGCGCTGCGCGACGCCCGCGCCGACCTGCTCGGAGACGTCTGAATGCTCCTGCGTCCTGTCGCTCTGCCGGGCCCCCTCGTGCTCGCCCCGTTCCCGTCCCTGGAGGGGAACGTACGCCGGCTGCGCGTCGACCATCCCTTCCTGCCCGCTGACGTCCACGAACTCGCGAGCGACCTCGACAGCCGCGAGGACGGGGTGCCCGCGACCATCGCCGACTCCCACGGCGGCGGCACCGACCGGAGCCTGCTCGTCCACGGCAGGACCTACGTGGCACGGCTGATTCCGGGGAAGCGGCAACAGGGCGTCTACGGGGTGTCAGCGATCCTGCCGCTCGGCTTCCGGGACCATCACCGCGTCGCGCGAGGGTGCCTCCTGGTACGGCCCGTCCGGTGGGTGCCCGGCCACCTCCACGGCGGGGCCCCCGGGAGCAGCGACGCCCACTGGCAGCGGCTGGTCCAGGCGTGGCAGCAGCTCACCGAGGAGATCGCCGCACGCCGCGGCGCGCGGGCACCGGCCGCCCGGCACACCCGCTTCCTCGATGACGTCGAGCAGGTGATCGACGCCGGTGAGCGCATCACCGTAGCCCGGGCACGGGCGGCCGGGGACTTCCCCTACCGGTCCGTCTCCGCCACGGGCGAGCAGCGTCACGGCACCCGCGCGGTCTACACGTTCGACCTGGTCGAGGACCGAATCCCCGACGAGGGCGCGTTCGTCCAGGTCCGCGGAGAACCGGCGCAGCGGGGACGAGTCCTCACCGTCGCCTCGGGCGGTACGTCGGTGACCGTGGCGTTCGACCGGGCCGTCGCCTGGGACAGCGTCCCGGCGCAGGGCGCCCTGCGGATCGTCCCCGGCCGGGCCGTCCACGACCGGCAGCGTGCCGCCGTACGGATCCTGCGCGACGGTCAGTCGCACAGCCCGCACCTGCTGGACGTCCTGGTGGACCACCGCGTCCGGCCGCTCAGCCCGGCCTCCGACGAACCCGAGGCGGAGCTGGACCCCGCCCAGACGGAGGCCTTCCGCAAGGCCCTGGCCGTCGAGGACCTGATGCTCGTCCTGGGGCCGCCCGGCACCGGCAAGACCCGGGTGATCAGCGAGATCTCCCGGGCCATCGCCGCCCGGGAGGCCAGGGAACGCGTCCTGATCGCCTCCCACAGCAACCGCGCCGTCGACAACGTGCTCGGCCGGCTCCCCAGGGACATGGTGGTCGTCCGCGTCGGCAACGAAGGCGCGGTCACCGCGGAGGGCAGACCGTACCTGCTGGAGGAGCAGGCCACCGGGCTGCGTCAGGAGATCCTGGCCCGGCTGGAGACCAGACTGGCCGTCCCGCTCGACGTCGAGCGGGCCGAGAAGTGGTGTGACGAGCTCGGCCTCCTCCTCGCCCGGCTCCGCGCTCTGGCGGGTGAGGAGGAGGCCGCCCGCTCGGCGCTCGCCGACGCCAGGCGCGCCGTCGGCGGTCCGGCCGTGTCGCGGGTGGACGAGCTCGTCGCCGGGCGTGCGCGCCTGGAACGCGCGACGGGCCGGCATGCCCGGCGGACCGAGCGGTGGACCCGGGCCCGCGACTCCGCCCTGCGGCGCGCGGACCGGCGGCTGACCGGGTCCCTCTTCCGCCTGTTCGCCCGGCGCTGCGAGCGCCGCCTCGCCCGGGCGGCCAGGGCCGCCGCCGCGCTCGCCGACGAACAGGCACGTCACCGGACGGCGTGGGACCTGGCCGAACACGACCTCGAGCTTGCCACCCGGGACATCCCCGCGGTGCGGGCGGCGGCCGTCTCCCTGGAGGAGGTCAGTGCCCGCGCGGCGGCCTGCCGGGCCGACGCGGTCGAAGCCGCCGGGTACTGCCGGTCCGCGGTGGCCGCCGTCGAGGAGATGCCCGCCCTCCATGACCCGCGGACGGCGCGGCCGCGGACCGTGGACCGGGAACTGACCCGGCTCCACGACCGGCTGATGCAGCGGCTGCCGTTGCTCGCGTCCCGGCGGGCCCTGCTCGCCGAGTGGCGCGAGGAGGTCTCCTCGGCGACCGGGCAGCTGCACACGGAACTGGTCCGCTACGCGCACGTGGTCGCCGCCACCTGCATCGGTGTGGCATCCCGCCCCGAGCTGACCGGACTCGACTTCGACCTCGCCGTCATCGACGAGGCGGGTCAGATCGGCGTCCCGGACGTCCTCGTGCCGCTCGTACGCGCCCGCCGCGCGGTACTCGTGGGCGACCACAGGCAGTTGCCGCCCTACGTCGACTCCGAGGTCAGGCAGTGGGGGGAAGGCTGCGGTGATGCGGCTGTGCCGCCCCTGCTGACCACCAGCGCACTCGAGATGCTGCGGCCGGTCCTGCCCGACGAGGCGGTCGTGCCGCTGACCGACCAGCGACGCATGCCGTCGGCCGTCGCCCGGTTCGTCTCCGCCGCGTTCTACGACGGACAGCTGCGCACACCCGACCCGGACCCGCCCCACGACTCCCGGCTGTTCCGCACGCCGATGGCCTTCGTCGACACCTCCCGGCTGCCGGCCGGTCGGCGCTTCGAGCGGGAGGCCGGCGACGCGGAACTCCGCAAGGGGTATGTCAACCCGGCCGAGGCGGACCTGCTCACGCTGCTCGCCGCCCACTACGACGGCCGGGGGGAGGAGTGGGCGGTGATCGTCCCGTACGCCGCCCAGGCCGCGCTGATCAAGGCGGACCTGACGCGGTGCACCGGCAGGCCGGAGCGGGCCCGCCGCAACGTCGGCACGGTCGACTCGTTCCAGGGCGGCGAGCGGGACGTGATCCTCTACGGCTTCACCCGCAGCAACCCCGGGGGCCGGGTGGGTTTCCTGGCCGAACTGCGCCGCGCCAACGTCGCGCTGACCAGGGTCAGACGCCAGTTGGTGCTGGTGGGCGACCTGTCCACGCTGACCCGGGCCAAGGACGCGGGCTTCAGGGACCTCTCCCGCGCCCTGCGCGACCACCTCGCCGGGTGCGGGGAGACCCGCTCGTACGAGGAGGTCCGGGCCATGCTGGAACGGCTGCGGGCGGCGGGAGACGGTACATGAGCGTCCGGACCCGGCTGATGCCGTATCCGGAGAAACGGGCTCTGGAGAACGCCGCGTTCACCCTCGGCCTGGTGCCCACCGGCATCCACACCGTTCTGCTGCCCGTGTGGTGCGCGGAGGTACGCGCGACCGTCACCGAGGGACAGCCCTACGAGCTCATCGACCGTTTCATCGAACGTGGGGTCGCGGACGGCGGACTGGGTTCCGCCGAGGAGCTGGCCTCGTTCCTGGCTCTCGACCCGGCCCTGGTGCGGCAGGCGCTGGCCTTCCTGACCGCGATCGACCATGTCACCGAGCAGGACGGCCGGATCGCCCTCACCGAACTCGGCCGCCGGTCGGTATGGGACGGCACGCGCTACACGGTGACCCGTGACGACCGGCGCCGGCTGTACTTCGACGGGTTCCAGTCGCGTCCGCTGACGGCGGCGCACTACACGAGCGCCACCGTCACCTTGCTGTCCGGTGACGAGCCGGTACCCGAGGGGGACCCGGGGAGCATGCCGCCCTGGCTGATGCCGCTCCCGCTGATGCCGCGGGTGTTCCGGCCCGAGGCCGTGCTGGAGCTGGCGGACCACCCCCGGCGCGCTCACTTCAACCTGCCGCCGGGCATCGAGAATCCCGAGTGTGTCGGAGTACCCGAGTGCCTGCACCTGCCCGCCTACGCCGTGCGGGCGGTGGAGGGCGACGGCCGGGTGCGTCATCTGGTCTACACCCAGGCCCACGACGGTGAGCACGATGCCGACCTCTCCGCCGCGTGCGAGGAGACGCCCGAGTTCGTGACCATCCTGTGGAACGAGGAGACCGGGGCCGCCCCACGGATCGGGGAGCGGATCGGGAAGTGGCTCAGCAGGCGGGAACTCGCGCAGTATCCGCCGGTGAGGGACCGCCACGGGGCCTGGCGGGTGACGCTGCCCCCGGACCGTTTCCTCGGGGAGGGCCCGGTCGGGCCGGCCGACGTCGGCTCGTACGTGGTGCTGGGCGGGGCCTTCTTCCAGCTCTGGTGCACCGACCGGGACGCCCGGGCCTGGGCGCTCGTCGAACGTCTCGACGCCTGCCTGGGTGCCCGGCTCCGCCGCGATCCCGGTGACGTCCGCGCGCGGGTCGAGTCCCTCTGCCGGCAACTGGAGCTCGGGCCGGTCGGCCTCGACACCCTGTGCCGTGCCGCGGGCCAGGCGGGGAAGCACCGCCTCGCCGAGCGGCTGCGCGACGCGCGCTCCGCGGAGCAGGAGCAGGAGCAGGAGCAGGCGATCAGAAAAAGGCGAAAGTGAAAATGAAATGGTCGCCGAAAGGGCAGGAAAGCGCGATTGTGGTTTTCGGGTGATCTCCCGGCAAGAATGATCGTGTTCTTGGCATAGGAAAAGAGGGAATTCCGG carries:
- a CDS encoding AAA domain-containing protein, which gives rise to MLLRPVALPGPLVLAPFPSLEGNVRRLRVDHPFLPADVHELASDLDSREDGVPATIADSHGGGTDRSLLVHGRTYVARLIPGKRQQGVYGVSAILPLGFRDHHRVARGCLLVRPVRWVPGHLHGGAPGSSDAHWQRLVQAWQQLTEEIAARRGARAPAARHTRFLDDVEQVIDAGERITVARARAAGDFPYRSVSATGEQRHGTRAVYTFDLVEDRIPDEGAFVQVRGEPAQRGRVLTVASGGTSVTVAFDRAVAWDSVPAQGALRIVPGRAVHDRQRAAVRILRDGQSHSPHLLDVLVDHRVRPLSPASDEPEAELDPAQTEAFRKALAVEDLMLVLGPPGTGKTRVISEISRAIAAREARERVLIASHSNRAVDNVLGRLPRDMVVVRVGNEGAVTAEGRPYLLEEQATGLRQEILARLETRLAVPLDVERAEKWCDELGLLLARLRALAGEEEAARSALADARRAVGGPAVSRVDELVAGRARLERATGRHARRTERWTRARDSALRRADRRLTGSLFRLFARRCERRLARAARAAAALADEQARHRTAWDLAEHDLELATRDIPAVRAAAVSLEEVSARAAACRADAVEAAGYCRSAVAAVEEMPALHDPRTARPRTVDRELTRLHDRLMQRLPLLASRRALLAEWREEVSSATGQLHTELVRYAHVVAATCIGVASRPELTGLDFDLAVIDEAGQIGVPDVLVPLVRARRAVLVGDHRQLPPYVDSEVRQWGEGCGDAAVPPLLTTSALEMLRPVLPDEAVVPLTDQRRMPSAVARFVSAAFYDGQLRTPDPDPPHDSRLFRTPMAFVDTSRLPAGRRFEREAGDAELRKGYVNPAEADLLTLLAAHYDGRGEEWAVIVPYAAQAALIKADLTRCTGRPERARRNVGTVDSFQGGERDVILYGFTRSNPGGRVGFLAELRRANVALTRVRRQLVLVGDLSTLTRAKDAGFRDLSRALRDHLAGCGETRSYEEVRAMLERLRAAGDGT